In one window of Henckelia pumila isolate YLH828 chromosome 1, ASM3356847v2, whole genome shotgun sequence DNA:
- the LOC140875007 gene encoding protein P21-like, with protein sequence MGHDLRPFSLFTLFVNIALFLQYHTNATIFDIRNNCSYTVWAASVPGGGRQLDHGQTWTLDVGNSTSGGAYRIWARTGCSFDGAGRGKCQTGDCNGLLQCQGYGTPPNTLAEFALNQFNNMDFFDLSLIDGFNVPMGFSSNSGSTCSGTRGVRCTGDINGECPSELRVPGGCNHPCTVFGTNQYCCFSGPCVPTGYLRFFRDKCPDAYSYPTDGGTSTLTCPGGTNYRVVFCPS encoded by the coding sequence atgggACATGACTTGAGACCCTTCTCCTTGTTCACATTATTTGTCAATATCGCCCTTTTCCTCCAGTACCACACCAATGCAACCATATTCGACATTCGAAACAACTGTTCCTACACGGTCTGGGCTGCATCGGTGCCGGGTGGCGGCAGGCAGCTCGACCATGGCCAAACATGGACACTAGATGTCGGAAACAGCACCTCAGGCGGCGCCTACCGAATATGGGCGCGGACCGGCTGCTCTTTCGACGGTGCCGGTCGAGGCAAATGCCAGACCGGTGACTGCAACGGGCTCCTGCAATGCCAAGGGTACGGGACACCTCCCAACACCTTAGCCGAATTCGCCCTCAACCAGTTCAATAACATGGACTTTTTCGACTTATCTCTAATCGACGGTTTCAACGTGCCGATGGGATTTAGTTCAAACTCGGGAAGTACTTGTAGTGGTACTCGAGGTGTTAGATGCACCGGGGACATCAACGGAGAGTGCCCGAGTGAGTTGCGGGTGCCGGGAGGTTGTAACCACCCGTGCACGGTGTTCGGGACGAACCAATATTGTTGCTTTTCGGGTCCGTGCGTGCCCACTGGCTACTTGAGGTTCTTTAGGGATAAGTGTCCCGATGCGTACAGTTATCCAACGGATGGTGGAACCAGCACGCTTA